The following proteins are encoded in a genomic region of Hippopotamus amphibius kiboko isolate mHipAmp2 chromosome 8, mHipAmp2.hap2, whole genome shotgun sequence:
- the LOC130859600 gene encoding LOW QUALITY PROTEIN: L-lactate dehydrogenase A chain-like (The sequence of the model RefSeq protein was modified relative to this genomic sequence to represent the inferred CDS: inserted 2 bases in 1 codon), producing MATLKDHLIQNLLKEEHVPQNKITVVGVGAVGMACAISILMKDLADAIALVDVMEDKLKGEMMDLQHGSLFLRTPKIVSGKDYNVTANSRLVIVTAGACQQEGESRLNLVQGNVNIFKFIIPNIVKYSPNCKLLVVSNPVYILTYVAWKISGFPQNCVIGSGCNLDSAQFCYLMGERLGVHSLSCHGWIPGEHGDSSVPVWSGVNVAGVSLKTLHPELGTDADKEHWKAVHKQVVDSAYEVIKLKGYKSWAIGLSMADLAESIMKNLRRVHPISTMIKGLYGIKEDVFLSVPCILGQNGISDVVKVTXTPEEEACLKKSADTLWGIQKELQF from the exons ATGGCAACTCTCAAAGATCATCTGATTCAGAATCTTCTTAAGGAAGAACATGTCCCCCAGAATAAGATTACAGTGGTTGGGGTTGGTGCTGTTGGCATGGCCTGTGCCATCAGTATCTTAATGAAGGACTTGGCAGATGCAATTGCTCTTGTTGATGTCATGGAGGACAAACTGAAGGGAGAGATGATGGATCTCCAACACGGCAGCCTTTTCCTTAGAACACCAAAAATTGTCTCAGGCAAAGACTATAATGTGACGGCAAACTCCAGGCTGGTTATTGTCACAGCCGGGGCATGTCAGCAAGAGGGAGAAAGCCGTCTTAATTTGGTCCAGGGTAACGTGAACATCTTTAAATTCATCATTCCTAATATTGTAAAATACAGCCCAAACTGCAAGTTGCTTGTTGTTTCCAATCCAGTGTATATCTTGACCTATGTGGCTTGGAAGATAAGTGGCTTTCCCCAAAACTGTGTTATTGGAAGTGGTTGCAATCTGGATTCAGCCCAGTTCTGTTACCTCATGGGGGAAAGGCTGGGAGTTCACTCATTAAGCTGTCATGGGTGGATCCCTGGGGAGCATGGAGACTCTAGTGTTCCTGTATGGAGTGGAGTGAATGTTGCTGGTGTCTCCCTGAAGACTCTGCACCCCGAATTAGGCACTGATGCAGATAAGGAACACTGGAAAGCGGTTCACAAACAGGTGGTTGACAGTGCTTATGAGGTGATCAAACTGAAAGGCTACAAATCCTGGGCCATTGGACTATCTATGGCAGATTTGGCAGAAAGTATAATGAAGAATCTTAGGCGGGTGCATCCGATTTCCACCATGATTAAGGGTCTCTATGGAATAAAAGAGGATGTCTTCCTTAGTGTTCCTTGCATCTTGGGACAGAATGGAATCTCAGATGTTGTGAAAGTGAC GACTCCTGAGGAAGAGGCCTGTTTGAAGAAGAGTGCAGATACACTTTGGGGGATCCAGAAAGAGCTGCAGTTTTAA